From Candidatus Manganitrophus morganii, the proteins below share one genomic window:
- a CDS encoding DUF6484 domain-containing protein, which yields MAKQELYREGAEVLHNQYHSPRIGRLLSPGPAGEVLVEYEGSARVARSVSGVSRSELIKPGNRGRDVLLLFEVGDPNRPIIIGLMEEPLEALVSMEVAPKPSDPPKEVVVDGKRVTIEAEEEVVLKCGAGSITLRKDGKIIIKGTHLLSRSSGPNRIKGGSVQIN from the coding sequence ATGGCGAAACAGGAATTATACCGAGAGGGTGCGGAGGTATTGCATAACCAATACCATTCCCCGCGCATTGGACGTCTTCTCTCCCCCGGACCGGCGGGAGAAGTGCTGGTGGAATACGAGGGGAGCGCGCGGGTCGCGCGATCGGTTTCCGGGGTGAGTCGAAGCGAGCTGATCAAGCCCGGGAATCGGGGGCGCGACGTCCTCCTCCTCTTCGAGGTCGGCGATCCGAATCGCCCGATCATCATCGGCCTGATGGAGGAGCCGCTCGAAGCGCTCGTCTCGATGGAAGTGGCTCCAAAACCGTCCGATCCGCCGAAAGAGGTCGTCGTCGACGGAAAACGGGTGACGATCGAGGCCGAGGAAGAGGTTGTCCTCAAGTGCGGCGCCGGGAGCATTACGCTTCGGAAAGATGGAAAAATTATTATCAAGGGAACCCACCTTCTCTCCCGATCGTCGGGGCCGAACCGGATCAAGGGGGGAAGTGTTCAGATCAATTAA
- a CDS encoding TIGR02270 family protein — MILLDILEEHLEEADFLFQQRTNALTDRAYDLDGLAELEERLLAHLDGLVLGGKEAWALLAPKLAGGEVGEVFAAAFVALTSGEPARIDMVQKTFSEAEGPVLDGIRQALRHTSSPEVEKIVRPYLDSEKGAVRAAAIDVIGFRRLPLETRLLQAGLQEKDPLVVAAAANAAGRLRLADLKNEIEGALESDAAPVRLEAMRAGLLLKSERALSRCRKAVQERVEEGGEAILLLGLLGHPEDGPLLVNALGEAALARNAVMSLGLLGRAAGMEALIQCTADPKLARSAGEAIRSLTGVDLEKENLVLPKAEAKAEEEDELEADPDEGLPVPDPAKVDGWWRKNSSRFDKKARYRKGQPYSPQKLIELLHTGTLPERHHAALGFALIDSKRPPLETQAFAARQRKEMADLKSS; from the coding sequence ATGATCCTCCTCGACATCCTTGAAGAGCATCTTGAAGAAGCCGACTTTCTTTTTCAGCAGCGGACGAATGCGCTGACCGATCGAGCCTACGACCTCGACGGCTTAGCCGAGCTCGAAGAGCGGCTGCTGGCGCACCTCGACGGTTTGGTTCTCGGAGGAAAAGAGGCCTGGGCGCTCCTGGCGCCGAAGCTGGCCGGCGGCGAAGTGGGGGAGGTCTTCGCGGCGGCGTTCGTGGCGCTGACGTCGGGCGAGCCGGCTCGGATTGACATGGTTCAAAAGACATTCTCCGAGGCAGAGGGACCGGTCTTGGATGGCATCCGCCAGGCGCTTCGGCATACCTCTTCTCCCGAAGTTGAGAAGATTGTTCGGCCATACCTCGACAGTGAAAAGGGCGCCGTTCGCGCGGCGGCGATTGATGTGATCGGCTTCCGCCGGTTACCCTTGGAGACCCGTCTTCTCCAAGCCGGATTGCAGGAGAAAGATCCGCTCGTCGTTGCGGCGGCGGCGAATGCGGCCGGACGGCTTCGCCTTGCCGATCTGAAAAATGAGATCGAAGGGGCGTTGGAGAGCGATGCCGCCCCGGTGCGTCTCGAAGCAATGCGGGCGGGGCTTCTCTTAAAGAGTGAAAGGGCCTTGAGCCGTTGTCGGAAAGCGGTTCAGGAACGGGTTGAAGAGGGAGGGGAGGCGATCCTCCTTCTGGGTCTCCTGGGTCATCCCGAAGATGGACCGCTCCTCGTGAATGCATTGGGAGAAGCGGCCCTCGCTCGAAATGCGGTCATGTCGCTCGGTCTTCTCGGCCGCGCTGCGGGGATGGAGGCATTGATTCAGTGCACAGCCGATCCGAAACTTGCGCGGTCGGCGGGGGAGGCGATTCGATCCCTGACTGGCGTCGATTTGGAGAAAGAAAATCTTGTTCTTCCCAAAGCGGAGGCAAAAGCGGAAGAAGAGGACGAACTTGAGGCGGATCCCGATGAGGGGCTTCCGGTTCCCGATCCGGCGAAGGTCGATGGGTGGTGGCGGAAAAATTCCTCCCGGTTCGACAAGAAGGCCCGATACCGGAAAGGCCAGCCTTACAGTCCGCAGAAATTGATCGAGCTTCTCCACACCGGCACGCTCCCAGAGCGTCATCACGCCGCGCTGGGGTTCGCCTTGATCGATTCGAAGCGTCCCCCTCTGGAGACGCAGGCCTTTGCGGCCCGCCAACGGAAAGAGATGGCGGATTTGAAATCATCGTAA
- a CDS encoding FG-GAP-like repeat-containing protein: MDFLRAVLSGGNRLFFLIPYFVLLLFVSPSHAQTQIGTASGSGNSSGNSVGSGRATPDLFTGTMSYSIPIEVAPGRNGMNPNLGLVYRSGSGNGWMGVGWMLEFGGGAIEQSTKFGVDYAANEYVFQMAGSTSDLVVYNSSGEYRPKFEGAFNQIKKVPVGLESYWVVTDKKGTRYFFGQNDASRKVKIDTASCPPGMLCKPRFGPPPIFGWYLDRVEDLNGNFMTFSYFEDDGQLYPHQIQYNGNNFVKFYFEDRLEVLDTYPGNLPMRTAKRLRTIEVIGGGNLVRAYTFTYAPSPGTVQSLLSSVLQYGKDAEVNQGTGEITSGPSLPRVIFQYFPDTIGGLVSRKDGPTVHVRGGTPNPSFPGEDTKIDLSRVRVGDFNGDGRHDLAILGEVGTEEPIKIYRAGSNDDFSPPINGPVHLVNGNNREAVSIRIGRIMTGDFNGDGKTDIARFPDDSHTGPVEIFFSNSNGNGFEPPFFGPTFSTGSNQNALIDFARIKLGDFNGDGMTDIARIEALDPSVPMSIFLAKKGPPFQFTLVSGPAFDDSGDTIPRELSRVVLGDFNGDRRTDIAKITSNGTPETVKIFLAKKGPDANTPLQFTSIDGPTVSVGSLPSVDLARIKMGDFNGDGKTDISVVEGSGTVAPMSIYLSAGDGFSERFDGPSFFIDDEGDDALIGVSRIILGDFNGDGKTDIAQAPEKESTAATNIHLSIGNGGAQISHFTGPFVGPTVTIGGNTFDWGLIDLSRFRLGDFNGDGRIDFARVEGLNTTVPMSFYYSSGDPSNFLQTVSNGLGAVTTINYRSSARAELNPLLAFPVWHIFSIVTNDGFGVVSSTSYTYRDGYYHIPERDFRGFNNVEVTGPVVDGKRSISKTWFHQGNDTAVGVNNPRVDNGYTKGKPYRVEVTDEEGNIFSKIETSYLTKSTSPYFFHPPGTVTTSTCEGLSCSSGKTTRVTFNYDTNGNLVLEDNEGDVSDATDNRTVQRVFSGNAGLWIVGLPLRETIYRGRSTASQDRAAETTFFYDNAADCSARSMNQNPTKGNLTRSERWLDGGTNPEIRMAYDSHGNIICTRDANGNVSTISYDGGSTFPITITSPVVNGIQLQTTTKYYGVGTDPADNGLYGQVKSVTAPNGEIATTIYDPFGRVKQTTAPDTGSTEIFYNDFGSATQHVKTTTTTSASSSLSSWTYFDGLGRTILEKKTGPNGSTIVTKQEYNITGTVKRSSLPYFEGGTPKWKSFSYDAMGRATLTMNPDGSTASASYAPWVVTGIDASGHQKRETRDAYGRLKKVEEFTGVAPSVSLYSTTNYKYDVLGNLTSVEAEGVKTTMRYDTLGRKIAMSDPDMGSCGDLTTFAPPSPTSFPWYPTPCWNYLYDPNGNLIKQADAEGTVLDFTYDALNRVTAKTFSDLAPPSTPTGLAATAVSSNQINLSWSAATDRIGVKEYRVERCSNSLGTPVCSNFVQIASATTTSFSNTGLADGRNYTYRIRAMDTSGNLSGYSNIATATLPDITPPSTPAGLTATAFASNRIDFSWTVSADNVGVIEYQVQRCQGNGCTPALIATIAGTIYNDTQRTPSTTYTYRVRARDAAGNWSNYSAAVNRATPAAPADTTLPTIPTALLATTVSPGQVNLTWTGSTDNLLLSYYEVERSANNGSYTIVSAPATTNFTDTSVASGVIYFYRVRAVDGTGNKSGYSGRDLATTFPFTDDPLVAGVTPIKSVHITELRQAVNSVRALAGLAAATWTDTTLSSVPMKTVHIQELRTNLNAALSSLGLPLPSYTDPNLTSLVTVRKSTHVQELRQGVK; this comes from the coding sequence ATGGATTTTCTAAGAGCGGTTTTAAGCGGGGGTAACAGATTATTCTTCTTAATTCCGTATTTTGTTCTTTTATTGTTTGTTTCTCCCTCGCATGCTCAGACACAAATCGGAACAGCGAGTGGATCCGGCAACAGCTCGGGCAATAGTGTCGGGTCGGGAAGAGCAACACCCGATTTATTCACCGGCACCATGAGCTACTCCATTCCGATTGAAGTGGCCCCCGGCCGCAACGGAATGAACCCCAATCTTGGCCTGGTTTATCGAAGCGGCAGCGGCAATGGATGGATGGGGGTTGGATGGATGCTGGAGTTTGGAGGGGGCGCGATTGAGCAGAGCACCAAGTTTGGTGTCGATTACGCCGCCAATGAATATGTTTTTCAGATGGCGGGGAGCACCAGCGATTTGGTGGTTTATAATTCTTCTGGCGAGTATCGGCCTAAATTTGAAGGAGCTTTTAATCAGATCAAGAAGGTCCCTGTGGGGCTTGAATCTTATTGGGTGGTAACGGACAAAAAAGGAACGCGCTACTTCTTCGGGCAGAATGACGCGTCCAGGAAGGTCAAAATCGATACTGCATCGTGTCCTCCAGGCATGCTCTGCAAGCCGCGCTTTGGCCCGCCGCCGATCTTCGGTTGGTATCTGGATCGAGTCGAAGATCTGAATGGAAATTTTATGACATTCTCTTACTTCGAGGATGACGGGCAGCTTTATCCGCATCAAATTCAATACAACGGAAATAACTTTGTGAAGTTTTACTTCGAAGACCGGCTTGAGGTTCTGGACACCTATCCCGGCAATCTTCCCATGAGGACCGCGAAGCGGCTTAGGACAATCGAGGTGATCGGGGGTGGAAATCTGGTACGGGCCTATACGTTTACCTATGCCCCCAGCCCAGGCACCGTTCAATCTCTGTTGAGCAGCGTGCTTCAATATGGAAAGGATGCAGAGGTAAATCAGGGAACGGGAGAAATTACGTCTGGCCCTTCCCTGCCGCGGGTTATTTTTCAGTATTTCCCTGACACCATTGGAGGCCTTGTCTCCAGAAAAGATGGGCCGACTGTACACGTCAGGGGGGGTACCCCTAATCCGAGTTTTCCGGGCGAGGATACGAAAATTGATCTCTCTCGCGTTAGAGTGGGAGACTTTAACGGAGATGGCCGGCATGATCTTGCGATCCTTGGGGAGGTAGGCACAGAGGAGCCGATCAAAATTTATCGCGCAGGGAGCAACGACGATTTCAGTCCACCCATCAATGGACCGGTTCATCTGGTCAATGGCAATAATCGTGAAGCAGTCAGCATCAGAATCGGGCGGATCATGACCGGGGATTTTAACGGAGATGGCAAAACCGATATCGCCCGGTTTCCCGACGACAGCCATACCGGACCGGTTGAGATTTTCTTTTCTAATTCTAATGGCAATGGATTTGAGCCCCCCTTCTTTGGGCCCACCTTCTCCACGGGTTCGAATCAGAATGCCTTGATTGATTTTGCCCGCATCAAGTTGGGCGATTTCAACGGAGACGGCATGACCGATATTGCCAGAATTGAAGCGTTAGACCCTTCGGTGCCTATGAGCATTTTTCTTGCCAAGAAAGGTCCGCCATTTCAATTCACCTTGGTCAGCGGCCCCGCGTTTGATGATTCCGGCGACACGATACCGCGTGAACTTTCCCGTGTCGTGTTGGGGGATTTTAACGGGGATAGGCGAACCGATATCGCTAAGATCACAAGCAATGGGACGCCGGAGACAGTCAAGATCTTCCTTGCAAAGAAAGGCCCCGATGCGAATACGCCGCTTCAATTCACTTCGATCGACGGCCCCACGGTTTCTGTCGGTTCGCTACCATCCGTTGATCTCGCCCGTATCAAAATGGGAGACTTCAATGGAGACGGCAAAACGGATATTTCCGTGGTAGAAGGATCGGGGACAGTCGCCCCGATGAGTATTTATCTTTCTGCCGGCGATGGTTTTAGCGAGCGATTCGATGGGCCTTCGTTTTTTATCGACGATGAAGGCGACGATGCCCTGATTGGCGTTAGTCGGATCATCTTGGGAGATTTCAACGGCGATGGAAAGACCGATATTGCTCAGGCTCCGGAAAAAGAAAGCACGGCGGCGACGAATATCCACTTGTCGATTGGGAATGGAGGCGCTCAAATTTCCCATTTCACCGGTCCATTCGTAGGTCCAACCGTTACGATCGGTGGCAACACTTTCGATTGGGGGCTGATCGATCTTTCTCGATTCAGATTGGGAGATTTTAATGGGGATGGTCGAATCGATTTTGCCAGGGTGGAAGGGCTTAATACCACGGTTCCAATGAGTTTTTATTATTCCAGTGGAGATCCCTCGAACTTTTTACAAACCGTATCAAACGGACTTGGCGCAGTAACGACCATTAACTATCGATCTTCCGCGAGAGCCGAGCTAAATCCTCTCTTGGCTTTTCCAGTGTGGCACATTTTTTCCATCGTTACGAATGACGGATTCGGTGTCGTCTCTTCGACTAGCTATACCTACAGAGATGGATACTATCATATTCCGGAGCGTGACTTCAGAGGGTTCAACAACGTTGAGGTGACCGGCCCTGTCGTTGATGGCAAAAGAAGCATCAGTAAGACCTGGTTCCATCAAGGCAATGATACGGCAGTGGGTGTAAACAACCCAAGGGTTGATAACGGCTATACGAAAGGGAAACCGTATCGAGTAGAAGTGACAGACGAAGAAGGGAACATTTTTTCTAAAATTGAAACGAGCTATCTTACAAAATCGACCAGCCCTTACTTCTTTCACCCGCCGGGAACGGTGACAACGTCAACCTGCGAAGGGCTCTCATGCAGCAGCGGTAAAACGACCAGAGTTACTTTTAATTACGATACGAACGGTAATCTCGTCCTAGAGGACAACGAAGGCGATGTGAGTGATGCAACAGACAATCGAACCGTCCAACGGGTCTTTTCAGGTAACGCGGGTCTCTGGATCGTCGGTTTGCCTTTGCGAGAAACCATTTACCGTGGACGCTCCACAGCAAGCCAGGACAGGGCAGCCGAGACGACATTTTTTTACGACAACGCTGCCGACTGCAGTGCCCGGTCGATGAATCAGAATCCAACCAAAGGCAATTTGACTCGTAGCGAACGTTGGCTCGACGGGGGTACGAATCCAGAGATCCGGATGGCGTATGATTCTCATGGAAACATTATTTGTACCCGGGATGCGAACGGAAATGTATCGACAATATCTTATGATGGCGGATCCACTTTTCCTATCACTATAACGAGTCCTGTTGTGAATGGGATACAACTTCAGACAACCACAAAGTACTACGGTGTCGGGACCGACCCTGCGGACAACGGACTTTATGGTCAGGTCAAGAGTGTAACCGCTCCGAATGGGGAGATAGCCACGACAATTTACGATCCATTCGGACGAGTAAAACAGACCACCGCTCCCGATACCGGCTCGACGGAGATCTTCTACAACGATTTCGGATCGGCCACCCAACATGTCAAAACCACGACGACCACATCGGCATCATCGAGCCTCTCTTCGTGGACTTATTTCGACGGTTTGGGACGGACGATTCTGGAGAAGAAAACCGGCCCGAATGGAAGCACGATTGTAACGAAGCAGGAATACAATATCACGGGGACGGTCAAACGATCTTCTCTTCCTTACTTTGAGGGGGGGACTCCGAAGTGGAAAAGTTTTAGCTATGATGCCATGGGACGGGCGACTCTGACGATGAATCCGGATGGGTCAACCGCCTCCGCCAGCTACGCGCCTTGGGTGGTGACCGGAATCGACGCGAGTGGTCATCAGAAGCGGGAGACCCGGGACGCCTATGGAAGATTGAAAAAGGTGGAAGAGTTTACCGGGGTGGCTCCATCGGTGTCACTCTATTCAACAACGAATTACAAGTATGATGTATTGGGAAATCTCACATCGGTGGAGGCCGAAGGGGTCAAGACGACGATGCGGTATGATACCCTGGGCCGCAAGATCGCCATGTCCGATCCGGACATGGGAAGTTGTGGTGACTTAACAACGTTCGCGCCCCCCTCCCCGACATCGTTCCCTTGGTATCCGACGCCGTGTTGGAACTACCTTTATGATCCGAATGGGAATTTGATTAAACAAGCAGATGCCGAAGGGACGGTATTAGACTTTACATACGATGCTTTAAATCGAGTCACAGCCAAAACCTTTTCTGACCTTGCTCCTCCCTCGACTCCGACAGGTCTGGCGGCAACTGCAGTGAGTTCCAATCAGATTAACCTTTCCTGGAGTGCTGCTACCGATCGTATCGGAGTGAAGGAGTATCGAGTAGAGAGATGCAGTAATAGCTTGGGGACTCCAGTTTGCAGCAATTTTGTCCAAATTGCCTCTGCGACCACAACGTCCTTTTCAAATACCGGTCTCGCCGACGGCAGGAATTATACCTATCGTATCAGAGCAATGGACACCTCCGGAAACTTGAGTGGTTACTCCAATATCGCAACGGCAACCCTGCCGGACATTACTCCGCCATCTACTCCGGCAGGTCTGACGGCCACCGCTTTTGCCAGCAATCGGATTGATTTTTCCTGGACCGTTTCCGCTGACAATGTAGGCGTGATCGAATATCAGGTACAGCGCTGTCAGGGGAACGGTTGTACTCCTGCTCTAATTGCGACCATCGCAGGTACCATTTATAATGATACGCAGAGAACACCGAGTACGACATATACCTATCGGGTCAGAGCGAGGGATGCAGCAGGAAATTGGAGCAACTATTCCGCCGCCGTCAATAGGGCCACCCCCGCTGCTCCGGCAGATACAACGTTGCCTACTATCCCTACAGCTCTTCTCGCCACGACAGTGAGTCCCGGTCAAGTTAATTTGACTTGGACCGGCTCAACTGACAATCTGTTACTTTCCTACTATGAAGTGGAACGAAGCGCCAATAATGGCTCTTACACGATAGTTTCTGCCCCAGCTACGACTAACTTTACAGATACCTCCGTTGCTTCCGGTGTCATCTATTTCTATCGAGTCCGGGCCGTCGATGGGACAGGAAATAAATCTGGTTACAGTGGAAGAGATTTGGCAACGACATTCCCTTTTACCGATGATCCGCTTGTCGCTGGAGTCACTCCCATCAAATCGGTTCACATCACTGAATTACGCCAGGCGGTAAACTCTGTTCGGGCTTTGGCCGGGCTGGCAGCCGCAACTTGGACCGATACCACGTTAAGCAGTGTCCCAATGAAAACGGTGCATATACAAGAACTGCGCACCAATTTAAATGCCGCATTAAGCTCATTGGGGCTGCCATTGCCGAGCTACACGGACCCCAATTTGACCTCATTGGTTACGGTGCGAAAAAGTACCCATGTTCAAGAGCTACGTCAAGGTGTGAAATGA
- a CDS encoding response regulator yields MKRILVIENESIIRNFLSSLLSRFGYAVTQAKSGSEGLEKINEGGFDGIFLDIHLNDMSGKDIHQQLKERSADLARRIVFVTGDLRNPKTESFVKETGNLCLEKPFTITEVKTLLNQFFQQKIPCG; encoded by the coding sequence ATGAAGCGGATTTTGGTAATCGAGAATGAATCTATTATTCGGAATTTTCTATCCAGTCTATTGAGCCGTTTCGGTTACGCCGTCACACAAGCCAAGTCGGGAAGCGAGGGTCTGGAAAAGATCAATGAGGGGGGGTTCGACGGGATCTTTCTGGATATCCATCTAAACGACATGAGCGGAAAAGATATTCATCAACAACTGAAAGAGCGCTCGGCGGACCTTGCGCGGCGGATCGTGTTCGTCACGGGAGACCTGAGAAATCCCAAAACAGAATCGTTCGTCAAAGAAACGGGAAACCTCTGCCTGGAGAAGCCTTTTACCATTACCGAAGTGAAGACCCTTCTGAATCAGTTCTTTCAGCAGAAAATCCCATGCGGATAA
- the tssC gene encoding type VI secretion system contractile sheath large subunit encodes MEIHMKMGSDGKRKVDVRVEGQERGGERRFPLKLLVLAELAPREEQSASFGTGRSRVDKETFGAALQSLVGRVSLNVPNRLGGGPKEWPITLPIDSIKSFHPDAVVEAVPALRDLLEIRQRLIRLRNREISYENFRTELGQLQGGGNLLGRIQSALEARPADSPTERPAPPSAPGRSPAPSGEKESALDSLFEMVEAPVADRSALESAMASTSRLDRFISEIISSGRPGTPADPRAVDAVMKELDEMFGAQLDAILHHPEFQRLEAVWRGVKFLVDRTDFREPIEIELLHAPKEQLAEIFDRDVFQPESEGTAEAPVSMIIADYIFDRSPRDIDLLQDLAEKAEQLQAPLVTAVGPAFLGLESIGEMEPLDAVGNLFDQTEYVKWRSLRQANASRWLAVLFNRFLLRLPYGPEQNRVKRFDFRESIRSERSFLWGNPVWGLASLLTASFAKTGWCSEITGARGGGMIEDLPLREIARRNGEKGQLPLEAPISEEHRIDLAANGILALTCRLNADAVVLPAVPSVHQPERYPDPRETALSAARAAFPYQLVAGRLSQAIGRAAGEIGEGKSTAAIEQIFTKGLAASLSVDSETIEVQARESEEKPDRYDVLITFRPDRAGLALSAPVGLSLSLRK; translated from the coding sequence ATGGAGATCCATATGAAAATGGGATCGGATGGAAAGCGGAAAGTCGACGTCCGGGTGGAGGGCCAGGAGCGGGGGGGAGAGCGACGGTTTCCGCTCAAGCTGTTGGTCTTGGCCGAGCTGGCTCCTCGGGAGGAGCAATCGGCCTCGTTCGGGACCGGCCGGAGCCGTGTCGACAAAGAAACCTTCGGCGCGGCGCTTCAATCGCTCGTCGGCCGTGTTTCGCTCAATGTTCCCAACCGTTTGGGGGGCGGTCCGAAGGAGTGGCCGATCACTCTTCCGATCGATTCGATCAAGAGTTTCCATCCCGATGCCGTCGTGGAAGCCGTTCCTGCTTTGAGAGATCTCCTTGAAATTCGCCAACGGTTGATCCGGCTGCGCAACAGAGAAATTTCATATGAGAACTTCCGGACCGAATTGGGACAGCTCCAGGGGGGAGGGAACCTCCTGGGGCGAATCCAATCGGCGCTCGAAGCGCGTCCGGCCGACTCGCCCACAGAACGGCCCGCGCCCCCTTCTGCTCCCGGCCGAAGTCCGGCCCCGTCCGGCGAAAAGGAATCGGCCCTCGATTCTCTCTTTGAAATGGTGGAAGCGCCGGTTGCGGATCGGTCTGCACTAGAATCGGCCATGGCTTCGACCTCCCGGCTCGACCGGTTCATTTCCGAGATCATCTCGTCCGGCCGCCCCGGAACGCCGGCCGATCCCCGCGCCGTCGACGCCGTGATGAAGGAGCTCGACGAGATGTTCGGCGCCCAGCTCGACGCGATCCTTCATCATCCCGAGTTCCAGAGGCTGGAAGCGGTTTGGCGGGGGGTCAAGTTTCTCGTTGATCGAACCGACTTTCGAGAGCCGATCGAGATCGAGCTGCTCCATGCCCCCAAAGAACAGCTTGCGGAGATTTTCGATCGCGACGTTTTTCAACCGGAATCGGAAGGGACCGCCGAAGCGCCCGTTTCAATGATCATCGCAGACTACATCTTCGATCGATCCCCTCGGGACATCGATCTGCTCCAGGATCTCGCCGAGAAGGCCGAACAACTCCAGGCGCCGCTGGTCACCGCCGTCGGTCCGGCCTTCCTCGGATTGGAATCGATCGGGGAGATGGAGCCGCTGGATGCCGTGGGGAATCTGTTCGATCAGACCGAATATGTCAAATGGAGATCGCTTCGGCAGGCAAATGCCTCGCGGTGGCTGGCGGTTCTGTTCAATCGTTTTTTGCTTCGGCTTCCTTACGGACCGGAGCAGAATCGGGTGAAGCGTTTTGATTTTCGGGAGTCGATCCGTTCGGAGCGGTCGTTTCTCTGGGGAAATCCGGTCTGGGGCCTCGCGAGCTTGCTGACGGCGAGCTTCGCCAAAACCGGCTGGTGCAGCGAGATCACCGGCGCCCGCGGCGGCGGGATGATCGAAGATCTTCCGTTGCGGGAGATCGCGCGGCGGAACGGGGAGAAGGGGCAGCTTCCTTTGGAAGCGCCGATCTCGGAGGAGCACCGGATCGATCTGGCGGCGAACGGCATTCTGGCGTTGACCTGCCGCCTCAACGCGGACGCGGTTGTCCTCCCGGCCGTGCCGAGCGTGCATCAGCCGGAGCGTTATCCCGACCCCAGAGAAACGGCGCTGAGCGCCGCCCGGGCGGCTTTTCCGTACCAGTTGGTTGCGGGGCGGCTCTCTCAGGCGATCGGCCGCGCGGCGGGGGAGATCGGGGAGGGGAAATCGACTGCGGCGATCGAGCAGATTTTTACGAAGGGGTTGGCCGCCTCTCTTTCCGTCGATTCCGAAACGATCGAGGTCCAGGCGCGGGAGAGCGAAGAGAAACCGGACCGGTATGACGTGTTGATCACCTTCCGGCCCGACCGGGCAGGGCTGGCGCTTTCCGCGCCGGTGGGGCTAAGCCTATCTCTGAGAAAGTAG
- a CDS encoding DUF2169 domain-containing protein, which produces MLELRNQTPFEVGMIPCLDKEGYDYVAIAIKGTFDLVKNNESLSVSEAQIPLAWGDEFYGEPGVSSVKYESDTCQIKSGTDVILKGHAYAKGGGRSAEIDVQLQVGPLNKTVRVIGDRKWGKSLGMWRWSGPEPFDRIPLVYERAFGGNDASDPDPAKHDYEKRNPVGTGFSIAKKNLEGMPLPNLEDPGMPIKGWDDKPAPAGFGFIGRDWAPRVKYAGTYDEKWQKERFPMLPSDFDPSFFNGASPDLIARPHFKGGEPVRVVNASPEGELKFKLPARRFDISLWIKGKESAMIPVLDTVVIEPDEKRLLLTWRATAPCFKQFLYIDRVRVKEKAG; this is translated from the coding sequence ATGTTAGAACTTAGAAATCAGACCCCCTTTGAAGTCGGAATGATCCCCTGCCTCGATAAGGAGGGGTATGATTACGTGGCGATCGCCATCAAAGGAACGTTTGATCTCGTAAAAAATAACGAGTCGCTTTCGGTTTCCGAGGCGCAGATCCCCTTGGCATGGGGAGACGAATTCTATGGCGAGCCGGGGGTTTCGAGCGTGAAGTATGAATCGGATACCTGCCAAATCAAGAGCGGAACCGACGTCATCCTGAAAGGCCATGCCTATGCCAAAGGAGGCGGCCGTTCCGCCGAGATCGACGTTCAGCTGCAGGTCGGCCCGCTCAACAAAACGGTCCGTGTGATCGGCGACAGAAAATGGGGAAAATCGCTCGGGATGTGGCGGTGGAGCGGGCCGGAGCCGTTCGATCGAATCCCGCTGGTGTATGAGCGGGCTTTCGGAGGGAACGACGCCTCGGACCCCGATCCGGCCAAGCACGATTATGAAAAGAGAAATCCGGTCGGGACCGGGTTCTCAATTGCGAAGAAAAATCTGGAGGGGATGCCGCTCCCCAACCTGGAAGATCCCGGAATGCCGATCAAGGGGTGGGACGACAAACCGGCTCCCGCCGGATTCGGCTTTATCGGAAGAGATTGGGCCCCCCGGGTGAAATACGCCGGCACCTATGATGAGAAATGGCAGAAAGAGCGGTTCCCGATGCTCCCATCCGATTTCGATCCTTCCTTTTTCAACGGGGCCTCTCCCGACCTGATCGCCCGGCCCCACTTCAAAGGGGGGGAGCCGGTGCGGGTGGTGAATGCCTCCCCGGAGGGGGAGTTGAAATTTAAACTTCCGGCGCGCCGTTTCGATATTTCGCTCTGGATCAAAGGCAAGGAAAGCGCGATGATCCCCGTGTTGGACACCGTGGTGATCGAGCCGGATGAAAAAAGGCTCTTGTTGACCTGGCGCGCGACCGCTCCCTGTTTCAAGCAATTTTTATATATCGATCGCGTGAGGGTCAAGGAGAAGGCCGGATGA
- a CDS encoding DUF4150 domain-containing protein, whose protein sequence is MGATVNVNFRTVVHAGSGGIAMAFPDVCKTPSPAGPIPIPYPNIAKSGDTAKGSKKVKVDGNPIMLDGSNFSTSTGDEAGSAGGGVVSNTTKGKAEFILYSFDVKVEGKGVPRLGDMMLQNKMSSPNTPPMPEVQAPLVVVPVPENDQEVNLTSVKAITAEEYEK, encoded by the coding sequence ATGGGGGCCACCGTCAATGTGAATTTCCGAACCGTCGTCCACGCGGGGAGCGGCGGAATTGCGATGGCCTTTCCCGACGTCTGTAAAACCCCTTCGCCCGCCGGTCCGATCCCCATTCCCTATCCGAATATCGCGAAGTCGGGCGACACGGCCAAAGGGAGCAAAAAGGTGAAGGTCGACGGCAACCCGATCATGCTCGACGGATCGAATTTTTCCACCAGCACCGGAGACGAAGCCGGGAGCGCGGGGGGCGGGGTGGTCTCGAACACCACCAAAGGGAAGGCGGAGTTCATCCTTTATTCGTTCGATGTCAAAGTGGAAGGAAAGGGGGTCCCCCGCCTCGGCGACATGATGCTGCAGAACAAAATGTCTTCTCCGAATACCCCGCCGATGCCGGAAGTCCAAGCCCCCTTGGTGGTCGTTCCGGTCCCCGAGAATGATCAAGAGGTCAATCTGACCAGCGTCAAGGCGATCACGGCGGAGGAATATGAAAAGTGA